TCTGAAGTTTTACTGTTTTGAGCTCAGTactgataattttttttgtttccatTTGTTGGTTTCGTGGGCAAAATAAGTCTGTACATATGATGCTTTATATTTCTTTTTGCAATGAAGTACCTTTTTTCTTGCATTAAAAAAAGTGTCACCTATTTTTGCCTTATGATAACATCACTAATAAACTCTCTCTTGAATCTGAGTTGTTTTCAGTCACTTTCTTTATGATTGATTGCCCTAGTATCTGATCCATGTTCTTTCAAATAATTAGATGAGAGGACGCTACTACTAAGCTTACTAAAGTTGCATTTTAGACTCTTCAGTTGATTGTCTTGATTCTCGAGTTTTGATATCCGGGTGCTAGGATTCACCCATTGCGCACATGTATGCTTTTTGATTCACTGTATGGCTTAGTGGTACTAATCCTGGTTATACATAcaaattaccaaaaaaaaaattggaattcATTAGctgattatttttatatttctaaGAGTGGATTTATGGAcgttttcataattttttgcaGAATATGGGTTCAAAGGATCTGTCAAGGATATCTGAACCAATAAAGGAGCTAGATATTCTGTTGAATCAGGTTCATTTCATTAGATCAGTTCCTTCGATGTAGTCCTtgtttttataaattaacttgcatctcttttcttttattcagATTGCTGCTGGTTTGCCTTTGGACATAATGCCAGGGCCCAGTGACCCTTCAAATTACTCATTACCACAGCAGGTTCATATTGTCATCCTTTAAGAGTATATATGCCATATATAACGTGTGCTCTTTGCCTTTATTACTAAGATTTCTACTTTCAGGCGCTGCATAGATGCCTTTTCCCTGGGTCGTCAGCATATAACACTTTTACATCTTGTACAAATCCTCATAGTTTTGAGCTTGATAATATCAGGTAAATAGGCTATTTAAAGTTGCACTGTCTTTGCTTCTGGATGTACCATTAAACATCATCCTTTTTGCTTCCAGGTTTCTTGGGACATCAGGTCAGAATGTAGATGATCTCGAAAAGTATTCAGAGGCAAAAGATAAACTTGAATTCATGGAGAGGACATTAAGATGGAGGCATTTGGCACCCACTGCACCTAATACCCTTGGTACATGTCACATTTTATATGCTTCAATGCTTTTACACTTACTTGGTTATCAATAATCTATGTCATCTTTCACCTAGTTCATAAAAATTTCTGGAAGGTCGAACAATTTCAATTGTGTATTACCTGCTATTTCTAAAGAATTATTAACAGTTAAGTTCAAACTGTCATTGatatgttttttaaaattttgtttttttctgaTAATAATTTTTGTCTTCAGGGTGCTATCCTTATACTGATAGGGATCCTTTCTTCATCGAGAGCTGTCCTCATGTGTACTTTATTGGCAATCAGGATAAATATGACACTCGTGTGATAAAgggtatttttaattttttattcttaaatCTACATAACAAGAATAAATGTTACTTCTCTTACTGATTTGTATTTACTATAACATTATCTCCTCCTAACCCTTGAATTAATTTCACTCACTGATTTCAGGATCAGAAGGGCAGTTGGTGAGACTCATATGTGTTCCTAAATTCAGTGAAACTGGAGTTGCTGTTATGGTGAGCTCTTAACTTTTCAAACTAAATCTTTTCCTAAAATTTTCCTTTATATACTTATCGCTCCATAAGCACGTAATAACCTGTCTCTGGTGCTTAAGGTGGCAGTTACTGCCACTGAGAATGTAATGGGATTATGGGAGTTACCTTTGGCATTTCCTTCTAATCGTTTCAGAAATATGTTTCTACAAATGACCAATAACCGGAGAGTAATTTTTTTGATGCTTTTCTCccatatattattaattaagcAAATTTAAAGAACTTCAATTAAAAGAATATCCTGTCTAATAAGTTATGTTCTAGTTTTGTGTATTAGACTTGATAAGTAAAGAGTTTCTTTCAAGAAAATCATGAAAAAGTAGAGCAACTTAGAAAGTAATGTCAAAACTTATTGTCTTTTGTTGATATTGCTTGTCACTTGTCAGCCTTAGTAACTCaactaaaaatattaaatcatTCTATTTCTTGTTGTACTTGGATTCTTTTGTAATTGGATGACTGTTCTCTATTTTCATGTTATCTGTATAGTTAATTGCCCTGATTTTCATTGACCTAGTGAGTGATCTTAATGTTTTGGTCAACACTACATGGTTTCCTGTGATGTGATTTTTGGATCATCCTCATATTTGATGAAAATATAGACAAGAACAGTGTTAGTGGCAGGGTCACCCCTGGGAAGGGTTGTTTTTTCTGTGACATAATAGCTGGTTTCATCTGATGTAATTCTTGTTGCAAACTCGCAGATACATgaatctctttttcttttttgcagTTAAATCTGAGGGATCTGGAATGTCATGCTCTCAGTTTTGGAACCCAGTTCAGCTCATAATGCATAATGTAAGTTGTGGTGGATAAATCTGTGACCAAAATTTTAGCGGTAGTTAAAAATAGTGCGACTTCTCCACTTAGTAGTTACAGATATAATTTATCTAAGTCTTTTTACGAAGGTTTGTATGGTCGAGTTTTTTCTTAATGTGAATAACTTTGAGGTGTCATTCACGTGAATAGGTTGTTGGTTTCATAACATGTTGAGCAATGCAAAATGACATTGTTGTAAAATTGTGTGAAATTGCACCCAGTGAACCTGCGAGTGTTATCAAAAAAAATGGAGCTGCGTCCTGCAATTTTGCTTTTAGATCTGCTCGTGACATGAATGAGTTGTTGGGCTTGGACTGTTATTAGAAGGACGTGGTCTGTGGATGGTGGGAATCTCCTTGGAGGAGATGAACTCACTCCTCATGTAGCTTATTGTCTTAGTTATCTAGGACTATCTAATCTTCTTGCTGAAAGAGTAGGCCAAGCCATTGGCGTTCTTCTTACTGTGATCCAAACCCAACTTTCTTCTATTTTGcacctttatttgctatataggGTGTGTTGTGCTTTCACCCTGCCGGTATTCAAACACACATTTTCTAGGTTTATTGACAGATTGACTTGCATTTACAGGTCGTTGGAAATTTGTTGATAGCGCTGCCATCCTTGTCTTCGGAGCTAAAGTGAGGAACTGAAAGTTAAGTTGACATGGGCTGTCTCTGCATTTCTTCTGTGTAAAATAAGTTGACTTGCATGTGTAATTTTCTAACTAGGATTCAATGTAGCATAGCATTTACACTTGTGTATTTACATTCAATGTAGCACTGCATTAGATAGTCAGAACATTTCAATTTTGAATCAATcaatgtttttctcttttccgAATATTTGTATTTTGATCAATGTTGAAGGTAAATTCTAGTGGAGTTTGCTTAGGAAAGCAGGATTTCTCATTTTTTGACGACTTTCCATGTAAATCGTACACATCCTCAGAATAATcttttaccttttcctttttgtttaaaaaaattattggaagAAGCTACCCACTAGAGCTTTAGTGAAAGGATAACTCAATAAGATTCTAGAGGGCTTAAACATGAAATCAagcatatttttatatattgaaTATGATGTCCTATTCCTTACTGACTCGATTAACCTCGCTCTtctaataaagaaaaaaagaataatgGTTTCTCACCATCTTTTATTCCACATCCACCTTTATAAATATtaagaaaaatgagagaaataagtgatatgatatgtaatgtgacagtaaataaaaagagatataaaaaaaaatgtgtggaaatgagatgagagaaaaaaaaaatgtgaatatatcattacttaaaaaaaaaaaaaaactagacgAGATAACTACACAGCCACCAGACCACCTCCGCAGCAGCGTTTGTCAACAAAAAAGTTGAGTCCGAAAGAAAACCGTAGCATCAACACCCTTAACTTAACCCACACAATAAATAAAGTGGTCAACCCAAACACCACTACGAGATACACTACCATCACGTCTAGCAACCAAAAACTCATATCCATACAAAGATGGATAAACCGAGGAGCGAAAACACTAAACTGCCACCAATAACCGCCATCGTCATCCTCTATCCACATGCTCAATTCATATCCTCGTATAGATATATAAGTATAATTTGGATGTACAAACATAAAAACAGTGTAAACTACTATGAAACACTCTACTTTTATGGTGGTTTTTTACCATCAATATACTTTTTGGCGAACAAAAACTATCACAAGTATATATTTCCAATAGTGGACGGTACTATTTCAATATTCATCAATCTTTCGAGATAAGTATCATTTATATCTACACCTAGTACTACAAGTGGTTATTATTAGGCGCTAAAATAAACCACCGTATTAGGCAAACACTAGAAAAAAACATGTCAGAAAAGGTACACTGAAATTGAAGAGGAGCGTAATTGCAGGTTTCGTCAAAGTTTGATTATTCTATTGTTGGTCTCAGAAAAGGCACATGCCATGCTTACATCAAAGTCCTTTACTACATACATCTGAacccaacggctatatttcgTTCCCTCACTCATCCATTATTCATAATCATTTCATGTGCCAGTTTTTGCTGTTACAATTCCCACAACGGTCcatatatcaatatcaatagtCCCTCATAAAACCATCATAATTCATATTAACATTTGCTTACATTTTACATTACATATCACATAGCATATACCTTATAATAATTTCTACCACTGTTTGCAATGGAAACTactgccactaccaccaccaccatcaccaccaccactactactACTGATGCCAAGGTTCAACATGTTACCAAGAAATCTTCAGATGAGCTTCTGAGGAAGTTTGCTGAAGCTGATTCTGATGGGTCTGGACAAAAGAAAGACCTTCTGCGTGTTGCCAAAaggcagaagaagatgaagagggaCCATCAATGTGACAACAGCAGCAGCACTGCTGTCGTGGAACGGAGGTCGCTTCTGCCGCCGGTGGTGACACGGAGGTCGGTGTTGCTCCGGCAGCTCAGAGCAAGAGATGTCAGGAACAGGTCATCACTCTTGGGAACCATTCACAAGGTAAGAGCTCAAAATGTTCAATTGACATTCATGTTATTGATCCCTGCACATTGAATGTTCTTAGAAGATAGTTGAAAGTATTTGAATGATCAATTAACCATGTTACGTTTTGTTATTTTCCTCAAATTgaatcttcaaaacaataatttGAAGCTATAGATGCAAAATTATGATGGTATGTTTGGTTAGCATTGAAAAATCACTTCTAATTGAAAGCTAGAGTGGGGTgttcaatttcaaaattgaaaatttactTTCTTATGATTATTTTGTTCATTAATTACTTGTTGCAGACATGGCGTAGAACTGTGGAAGGGGCATCCAGAGTGTTCATGGAAAAGCATTATCATCGCCACAAGCGTTTGATCAATGATTTAGTTTAGGCACTTCTGCTACTGTGCTTAAAAATTCCAAGCTCTCCAATTCAAGTCCTGAATCCTgatcagaaagaaagaaagaaaacaatgatcgGTCCATATGTATATTGCACTATTTGTTATTTAAGTTCAATTTTTGAGGCTTTTATTTTTACTGACTCTATTCTTTCGCTTtcaagtaataataataaacttcaTTCCACCGTTTTGAAGTATTCTTCTTGGAATTCAAGTGAAATGTGATTAGTGTTATTCTCTTCAAATATATCACACACAGGGTCTCTGATATGTACTTTAAAAAAAAGGGTCTCTGATATGTCCATTTTTTACAGTGAAAAAAACTTGGCAAAAGATAAACTACAAATTGAAATGTAACagattaagtgcatgtttgttGTGGGGTTAGAGCCAAAACAAATGATTTTGCCTATTTCAAGACACAAACGAAGAAGCTAAAATTTACTATGTTGAGTTTAATGTAGATTAAAGAAACAAAATTTTGACACGTTAACTTCAATGTGGATCCATGGAAATCCATAAAAGAATATCAACTCACACACCAATGTGTTTAAATACTTCAATGTTCATGCCTCTATGAACTCAGCATTCTGGCACAAAGCTTCAACCTTGAAGGATCCCAGCAGCTCATCCACCCTCAGAGTGGAAAAAATACCCTTAACTTCTTCCTCAAAGACAATGGCCTTGGGTGACCATTTATCAGGAGAGTTTCTCAGAATTTTTCTAActtggttagtcattgtagtAGGCTTTCCAAGTCCATTGAGACTGTTAGTGATGGTTTGAAATCTTCTAAACATCAGATTTATAGTCTCATGAGGCTCAATCTCTTGAACAACGAACTCATACCTGGTGAGTGATAAAATTGTCCTTAGCTTCCTTCACTATATTGGTCCCTTCATGAGCAACAAGAGTGTCTCATATCTCTTTTGCTCTTTCACAACCATGAACGATTGAC
This is a stretch of genomic DNA from Lotus japonicus ecotype B-129 chromosome 1, LjGifu_v1.2. It encodes these proteins:
- the LOC130730703 gene encoding uncharacterized protein LOC130730703, whose product is METTATTTTTITTTTTTTDAKVQHVTKKSSDELLRKFAEADSDGSGQKKDLLRVAKRQKKMKRDHQCDNSSSTAVVERRSLLPPVVTRRSVLLRQLRARDVRNRSSLLGTIHKTWRRTVEGASRVFMEKHYHRHKRLINDLV